The Phycisphaerae bacterium genomic sequence GGTCAGAGAGGTTCGCGAGCGACTGGCGTCGATCAAGGCGCCGATCAGGGTCGCGGTCATGGGCTGCATCGTCAACGGCCCAGGCGAGGCCGAGGGGGCGGATGTTGCCCTGCTGGCCGGCAAGGGTAAGGCGGTCATCTGTGTCCGAGGCGAACCGGTGCGGACGGTCCCCGAGTCCGAGATGCTCGACGCACTGTATGAGGCAGTCATGAGTCTCGACGCCCCGTAAGCGCGACTCAACACAGCGGGCCCAACTGGGAGCCCGTTTGTCGCCCATTGTCCTGGGCCGCCGGGACGAAGTTCGGACGCCGTGGCCATAGCCGTCTGTGGCTGATCGCAGTAGCTTGCGGTATGATGACCAACCATGACAGAAGATTACGTATCAGCCGCCGCGCGTCACCTCAGGGACGCAGACACACTGCTTGTGGCAAAGGCTTGGGACAACGCGGCCTACTTGGCTGGTTATATTGGGGAATGTGGCGTCAAGGCGGTCATACAACACGCCGGGTTGTCATTGCGACGGATACATCTTAATGAGGTTAAGCCCGAGCATCTTCTGCTGGCGGCAGACCTGAGTTTTGCTGCCAGACGCTACCCGATCGATCTTGACCGGGAGGCTGCCGAACTGTGGCGGCGATGGTCTGTGGCTCTGAGATACGCTCGAACAGGTGAGGTCGATGAACCAGCCTGTCGGACTCTGCTCGATCGGGCGAAACTCGTGTTTCGAAAAACGGTTGTCCAAATGGTCTTGGATGGAGTGTTGCAGACGGTGCCCAAATGATTCATTTCGAGGACGTTCTCCCGACGGCCTTCAAAACGATCAAGAACCACCGGTCCCACGGCTTGATCGAGGAGGTATTGGTTCTCCGGGATTTGCGGGGTCGGGTCAGGCTGTTCCTGAAAGCCCGGGAAAACAGCGCGGATGAACTTGCCAGTTCTATTGCCGATTTGGCGACCAGCCTGGAGACCTCCCTTGCTCCGTTCTGGGGCGGAGTGCTCGACGTCGACCGGCCGAAGAGCGAGTTTTACGCCATTCTTGAGCAGGTACGCTCCGACCGACAGCCTATTGAGCCGCAATCTGAGTTTCCCTGCTGGTGGATCGTGGAGCGTTGCGCGGCGAAGTCAGCATGGATGAGCCGCGAGCACAAGCCACCTTGGCCCTTGAACGCTCACACCCCTGCCATAATGGCATTCTACTCGCACAAGGGTGGCGTTGGCAGGACTACTTGCCTGTGCGCTGCCGCCGTTAATCTTGCGAGAGGCGCGAAGAAGGTGGCGGTCGTTGATCTTGATCTTGAGGCCCCCGGGCTAGGCACCTTGTTGGCAGACAATCCAGTTGAACATGGGGTAGCCGATTATCTCTTGGAACACCTCGTAGCTGGATCGTCATTCGATCCAGATATCAAGGACTATGTCGTAAAGCAGTCGGACAAGGATCTGATCGGCACTGCGGGAGAGCCGATCGTCTGCGTTCCTGTTGGACGTGTCGACGATCACTACGTGGAGAAGCTGTCTCGCATCGACTACGAATTGGTTGCGAGCATGACGAATCCAGGGCAGAGCCCCTTAGCCGACCTCTTGCTTCAGCTCAAGCAGGAATTCGATCCCGAGTATGTCTTCTTGGACTGCCGTGCAGGTCTCCATGATCTCGGTGGTCTTGCGGGTCAGCGCCTTGCCCGAGCGCAGGTAGAAGGGC encodes the following:
- a CDS encoding AAA family ATPase; its protein translation is MIEEVLVLRDLRGRVRLFLKARENSADELASSIADLATSLETSLAPFWGGVLDVDRPKSEFYAILEQVRSDRQPIEPQSEFPCWWIVERCAAKSAWMSREHKPPWPLNAHTPAIMAFYSHKGGVGRTTCLCAAAVNLARGAKKVAVVDLDLEAPGLGTLLADNPVEHGVADYLLEHLVAGSSFDPDIKDYVVKQSDKDLIGTAGEPIVCVPVGRVDDHYVEKLSRIDYELVASMTNPGQSPLADLLLQLKQEFDPEYVFLDCRAGLHDLGGLAGQRLARAQVEG